In Neofelis nebulosa isolate mNeoNeb1 chromosome 13, mNeoNeb1.pri, whole genome shotgun sequence, the genomic stretch CATTCCCAACTACACAACTAGAAGTTTTCATtaaacaaagtatatttaaaatataaattttacttatatatttttcttaccttATGTTATACAGAGGTTGTGTCTGATGTACTACTATGTTGCATTTTGGACATCTGTTGCTATAGTAAAAATGTCTTACAATGCAGCTTTTACAaactgttgaaaaataaaatgtttaaattaggaTGCTTTGGAGACATTTCAAAAATTGAATGTATCATTTCAGAATGTGAACTATATGCTTACATGTATGAAGACATTCTGTAATGGTAGTTGCATCTATTAAGTAACCTTTGCAAATGGAACACAAGATGTACGGGGTCAGTTCTGAGAGATTAATCAGGCGCTGCAAATGCAATGGaagtagttttaaaatacaaGCCCTTGCCTTCTCAAATTCTTAAGCCATAATCCCCACATATCATTATGAACAATGTAACTTACTTTGCAACACCACAATATTACAGTACCTCCAACCCTTCAAAATACTTCTGAAAGTTACAATAACACAATATAAACCAGTGTTTCAAAAGGACTTTATTCTCCTGGATATACTGCATACTGCCAGATGAGGAGCATCTTACTTTATGAAATACTTACAAAACGGTCAAACTTTCCAGATACAGGTGTTTACGTTTAATACGTCAATTCTGACTGGCTAGGTGTATTACCCACTTGATGAAGTATGCCCTAccacattaaacaaacaaaacaaaaaacaaaacaaaaacaaccatcCTTTTCAATTAGAGATTGACTGGATAGGGAAGAGTGTGCCATCCTCTCAACACCCTGTAGAAGAAATGGACTGTTTCTCGTCCGACTTGCAAGTTCCTGGAAAGAGAAGCACTGCACCCTACGCGCCCACCCGCCTGGCATAATTTAATAATGATTTACAGAAAGATCGAGTCGGACCCCGAGAGCCTAAGTGAGCGGCAGGAACCTCACAAAGAGTCGACAGGGGGTCGGGCGGGGAAACAAGCCCAGTCCGCGCCACATGCCTGGGCAGGTAGAGCAGGGAAGGGTGGAGGTCGACGCGAGTGCCAAGGGCTACAACGGCGAGCCGGGGACGCGCGGCCCGGCCCTCGATGGGGAGGGCGGGCTTCGTCCCGGAGGCCCCTCTGCCCCGGCGTGGTCAGGCAGGGGCTATAAATACCTCCTCCTCGTCCTCAGAGTCCGGCCGGCCTCCCTCCAGCCTCAGCGAGAAGTGGctcatctcttcctcctcctcctcttcttcttcctccagcTCCTCATCCTCTTCCAACTCGTCGTCCTCGTCCTCGAAGCGGCCCCTCATGCGGCCCAGGCTGCGCTCCGGCTCCAACTCTGGGGGCCGGGCGCCCGAGCAGCCGGGAGCCCCCGCCTCGGGCAAAGGCGGCGGGCCCTCCTCCCCCGCTGCGGGTGCCGGGGTGAGGGCAGGCGGGGACACGGCTGGCGGGGGCGGCATGGCCGCAGCTCCCTCGGCCCTGGCGACTCCCGCGCTGCCCGTCGCCAACGAAACCCTCTCCATGCCGGGGCTAGAGGCCGGTCGAGACGAGACCCAGTGGCTGGCTAGCGCGGGAGTACTGCCGACCTGCCTACGCTGCCAGTGCGCAGGCGCGAGAGACCTGCAGGGCCGCTGGGAAATGTGGTTCGCTGCCCTCACCTAAACCTGGGCGTGCACTGAGCCGTTCTGCATATAGGGTGGGGCCCATGGCCGCATTTAGAAGAATCAAGTTTTCACTTTGGAAGGCTGATGCTCTCTTCactcctttttaatttaatttaatttttaagcagtttgcttttttaaactgATCTCTACACCAAATGGgatttgaacttacaaccctgaaatcaagagtcccgtgCTCTACAGACTGAGTCACTCGGTTGTCCCTCTTcactcccttttttaaaatgattaaattgttggggtgcctgggtggctcagtcggttaagcgtccgacttcggctcaggtcatgatctcacggttcgtgggttcgagccccgcgtcgggctctgtgctgacagctcagagcctggagcctgtttcagattctgtgtctccttctctctgtgaccctcccccgttcatgctctgtctctctctgtctcaaaaataaataaacattaaaaaaaaatttttttaatgattaaattgttaagcatatgacttccgctcagatcatgatcacgtggttcatgggttcaagccccaggtcaggctcagtgctgacagttcagagcctggagcctgcctggggttctgtgtctccctctctgctgcccctcccccacttgtgctctgtatctcaaaaataaatttaaaaatgttaaaaaaaaatgaaaatgacaaaattggTACCATTCCAGACAGCAGTATTCTGTCTGTATGGATTGATGCACAGAGCGCTGAAATAGGTGCCATCATGATGTCGTATTATGAACCATAATGACCTAAGTTTGAGTGGCGATTGCGCGTTTCTTTCATCCAAGATTATTTCCATGAGGAAGTATGacatttctattttgaaatatgtaagtTTATTTGGAGGAATTAAATCTTTTATTGCCATAGGATGGACATTTAATCACCATTTAAAGACCATCCTCGAGTCCCTATCACATAGAAGGAAGTCATTATATttacttcaacaaatatttaccaaaggtCTATTGTAGCAGGAGCTGAGACCTATTCATGCactcctaccccccaccccccaatttttttatgAAAGAGATATGGCGTTGGCGTAGTTTATCCTTGCTAACATAGTGCCAGCTAATGTCATGATGCTTGTAAGCTGGATTCAGAAAGGAGTTTAAAGCTCCTTAACAAAAtaatgctgggggtggggggatcacACTTGAGAGAGAATGTGTTGTCACTGAGTAAAATCAATGCTAATTTGGGAGTGGTGTACATACTTCTTAGGGAACTGGTGAGGAAATCAAGTCATTATGCTTATTTGGGGAAAACTGAACCTGATTTGAAGAGCACCCATTGCCCCTGGACtagactctccctctccctctgtagTCGCCAAAATCTGGTCAAGCCTAAGATACTGAAGTATGCAAGATTcaaaaagtggaagaaaggaaatgtctCCTCCTATATGGAAGAGTATAAAGCCTCGAGGAAGGGGGATGGGAACTGGACTAGGATATTGAAAGAGGATGGTTGAAGAGAGATTGAAAGGGACATAGACACCTGAGATAGTCTCCTTACGTGACCTAAAACTGTAAGAGCTTCCACCTGATTACATTAGATAAAGGCATAGCTTTTCACCTTTCAACATTGTAAGACAAAATAATTACTTGTACTATGCgttttaatcataaaattttgtagtgtggggtgcctgggtggctcagttagttaagcctccaactcttgatatcagatATAGGTCTTGCTCTCAGTGTGGTGAGTTGAAGCACCACAATGGAGTCTGCACTAGGCGCAGAGCCtactttattaatattatattttatgtagagTGTGAAATATTGAGAATCCTCAAAATTGTAAAGATATAATCAAGAATTGCACATTTTCAAATCTGGCAAGCTAACTGAATTATGAACTTGCATTACTGCCACGGGGGGTAGCAGTTTAGTTAGTAAACAGAAATATCTGCAGGCTTTGTGGGTCCTAGGGTGTGAAAGGtagttttatgtgtcatcttGGTGAAGCTATAGTACCCAGTGATTCAAATACCTATCTAGgtattgctgtgaaggtatttatAGATGTAATTAACATctacaatcagttgactttaagtaaaagaTATTATCCCATATAATCTGAACAGAtcttatccaatcagttgaaaccCTTAGGGGTAAAACTGAGATTCACCTGAGGAAGAGAAATTCTTCCTGAGGACTGCAGTATTAATCCTCCCAGGAGTTTCCAGCATGTTGGCCTGCCCTACAGATTTCAAATCTGCCTAGCAAGCCTCCAGGATTGTTTAAAGCAATTCCTTGTAATAAATCTCTTAATAAATATGTGTCCTAGTACTTATGTTTCTCTGGTAGAACGACTAATCCATATGGTAAATGGCTTAACTATGTGATATTTATAATATGTGAGGCCTTCCAAAATGTATCTATTTCATAAAATGAGGATTTTTTGTATCTCCATTATGATCTAAGTGTGTTTGCACATCAAAGTTATATTTGGGGCACTTACCTGGGACCTTTACATTTTGACAAGGCACCAGAATTGAATCATGTCCCAGATTGAGCCAGAACTCACCCTGAATGTTAATTGTTAAAATGGTGTAAATACAAAACAGCAGAAGTGGACCTACACAATGAGTAATTGCACTCCTTACATGATAATTAATTAGACTGACAGAGATGCTGTAGAAAAGATGAAACATCAGtactagaggttttttttttgggggggtgctttGATATTCAAACAGAAGAGCATATCTAgaggtgcctgcctggctcagtcagtggagcatacaactctggatctcggggttgtgaattcaaaccccacactgggtgtggagcctacttaaaaaacaagaggggcacctgggtggctcagtgggttaagcatctgactcttgatttgggtgcAGGTAGtaatctggcagtttgtgagttcgagccccatgttgggctctgtgctgacagtgtggagcctgcttgggattctgtctctctctctctttctgtccctcctctgctcgtgctctccctctcaaacataaataaacataaaaaaaaaaaagaaaagaaaatcatatctAAAAACCGTTATGAAGGGCTCACACATTAATTAACTAAGAGATGGCAGTTGTTGCTTGATTATAAATGTTGATTGTGAAGGATAGTGGGTCTCTGGGtacaaaattgttatttttatttatttatgtattttaaaagcttatttattttgagagagagagagacagcatgcaaccaggggaggggcagagagagggggagagagaatcccaagcaggttcctgcGATGTTGGCACAGAGCTAACTGaaagctcaatctcacaaaccatgagatcatggcctgagctgagatcaagagtcagactcttaactgactaaaccacccaggtccCCTTGGGTGCAAACTTTTAAAAGCAGATCCATGACCAATATTGTGGGACTGGTTGGGGAATCAAGAAACCCCTAAATGTTCCTTGGGACTTGCAGTGATTTCCTGATACTCTTTGTAAATAAACAATTCACcaaagtctttaatttttaaaagcagatttaaaaaaatcaggggcaccagggtggttcagttagttaatcatctgacttca encodes the following:
- the PCGF6 gene encoding polycomb group RING finger protein 6; translated protein: MERVSLATGSAGVARAEGAAAMPPPPAVSPPALTPAPAAGEEGPPPLPEAGAPGCSGARPPELEPERSLGRMRGRFEDEDDELEEDEELEEEEEEEEEEMSHFSLRLEGGRPDSEDEEERLINLSELTPYILCSICKGYLIDATTITECLHTFCKSCIVRHFYYSNRCPKCNIVVHQTQPLYNIRLDRQLQDIVYKLVINLEEREKKQMHDFYKERGLEVPKPAVPQPVPSSKGRSKKVLESVFRIPPELDMSLLLEFIGANEGTGHFKPLEKKFVRVSGEATIGHVEKFLRRKMGLDPACQVDIICGDHLLEQYQTLREIRRAIGDAAMQDGLLVLHYGLVVSPLKIT